In Achromobacter spanius, the following proteins share a genomic window:
- a CDS encoding glucose 1-dehydrogenase — MSQLQGKVAIVTGGGSGFGEGIVKLYAKEGAKVVIADINKEAADRVAGEVGAAALAVKADVSSRADIDNVVRVCLEQFGSVDIVVNNAAITHKNQPMLDVDEAMFDRMFEINVKSIYHMAQAVVPVMRKQKRGVILNVGSTAGIRPRPGLSWYNASKGAVNVLSKSMAVELGPDGIRVNAICPVMGITGMFELFMGLPDTPENRAKFVSTIPLGRFCQPSDVAAAALFLASDAAEFITGVEFPVDGGRTV; from the coding sequence ATGAGTCAGTTGCAGGGTAAGGTCGCCATCGTCACGGGTGGGGGCAGCGGTTTCGGCGAAGGCATCGTCAAGCTGTACGCGAAGGAAGGCGCCAAGGTCGTCATTGCCGACATCAACAAGGAAGCCGCCGACCGCGTGGCCGGTGAAGTGGGCGCGGCCGCGCTGGCCGTGAAGGCGGACGTGTCCAGCCGTGCTGACATCGACAACGTGGTGCGTGTGTGTCTGGAGCAATTCGGGTCGGTCGATATCGTGGTCAACAACGCCGCCATCACCCACAAGAACCAGCCGATGCTGGACGTGGACGAGGCCATGTTTGACCGCATGTTCGAGATCAACGTGAAGTCCATCTATCACATGGCGCAGGCCGTGGTGCCCGTGATGCGCAAGCAAAAGCGCGGCGTGATTTTGAACGTGGGGTCGACTGCCGGCATCCGCCCGCGCCCCGGCCTCAGTTGGTACAACGCGTCCAAGGGCGCGGTCAACGTGCTGTCCAAATCGATGGCCGTGGAACTGGGCCCCGACGGTATTCGCGTCAACGCGATTTGCCCCGTGATGGGCATTACCGGCATGTTCGAACTGTTCATGGGCTTGCCCGACACGCCCGAGAACCGCGCCAAGTTCGTGTCCACCATTCCGCTGGGCCGCTTCTGCCAGCCCTCGGACGTGGCGGCGGCCGCCTTGTTCCTGGCCAGCGACGCGGCGGAGTTCATCACCGGCGTGGAGTTCCCCGTGGACGGCGGACGCACGGTGTGA
- a CDS encoding branched-chain amino acid ABC transporter permease, with translation MKVVVLSLVAALATLFLGYTYSWTITPIVIGLTYAIAALGVSVMARAGQISFGHAMYSCISAYTVAFLARAMPGTDALVLILAGVVASFLAAVVVGLFVVRYRGIFFGMLNLALSMVLFALLGKLYTLTGGSDGMRIVRPAIAGVLMERESFERALLVLTLVLSLVLAWWVQRYFRSGSGQALAAIKTNETRIEYLGFSAYFIMWKGYLLSAVVVGFSGAILALMQGLVTPEIGSWLRSGEFVFITILGGAGHAAGAFLGAVGFETVKLVSAAYFPGLWQFLLGLTLILVIFMFPTGFVGQIMQRIARQKRDEARARANATSQARIQAATQAAARN, from the coding sequence ATGAAAGTCGTCGTACTCAGCCTCGTGGCCGCGCTAGCCACGCTGTTCCTTGGCTATACCTATTCGTGGACCATCACGCCGATCGTCATCGGCCTGACCTACGCCATTGCCGCACTGGGCGTGTCGGTGATGGCCCGCGCCGGCCAGATCTCGTTCGGCCACGCCATGTATTCCTGCATCTCGGCCTACACCGTGGCCTTCCTGGCGCGCGCCATGCCGGGCACCGATGCGCTGGTGCTGATACTGGCCGGTGTCGTGGCCAGCTTCCTGGCTGCCGTGGTGGTCGGCCTGTTCGTGGTGCGCTATCGCGGCATCTTCTTCGGCATGTTGAACCTGGCGCTGAGCATGGTGCTGTTCGCGCTGCTGGGCAAGCTCTACACCTTGACGGGCGGCTCGGACGGCATGCGCATCGTGCGGCCCGCCATTGCCGGTGTGCTGATGGAGCGCGAATCGTTCGAACGTGCCTTGCTGGTGCTGACGCTGGTCTTGTCGTTGGTGCTGGCCTGGTGGGTGCAGCGCTACTTCCGGTCGGGCAGCGGCCAGGCGCTGGCGGCCATCAAGACGAACGAAACGCGCATTGAATATCTGGGGTTTTCCGCCTACTTCATCATGTGGAAGGGCTACCTGCTGTCCGCCGTGGTGGTGGGGTTTTCGGGCGCGATCCTGGCGTTGATGCAGGGCCTGGTCACGCCGGAAATCGGATCGTGGCTGCGGTCGGGCGAATTCGTGTTCATCACGATTCTGGGTGGGGCCGGGCATGCCGCCGGCGCGTTCCTGGGCGCGGTGGGCTTTGAAACCGTGAAGCTGGTGTCGGCCGCGTACTTCCCCGGCCTGTGGCAGTTCTTGCTGGGCCTGACGCTGATCCTGGTGATCTTCATGTTCCCCACCGGCTTTGTCGGCCAGATCATGCAGCGCATCGCCAGGCAAAAGCGCGACGAAGCCCGGGCCCGCGCCAACGCCACCTCGCAGGCGCGTATTCAAGCCGCGACGCAAGCGGCGGCCAGGAACTGA
- a CDS encoding ABC transporter ATP-binding protein produces the protein MQPAVALHQVCKSFGPRQVLHSLSLSVAPGEIVGLLGPNGSGKTTTLRLMAGFYTPDSGRVTVRGQEPAPGRGNADIGYLPERAPLYDALTIMQYLEFGAGVKVAGGARARRQAIERAIDGFDLQAVAGSAIGRLSKGQRQRVGLAQAVLNDPPVLLLDEATNGLDPVQIVEARAMIRRCAEGRAVVFSSHLMQEVEALCTRIVILRQGHLVEDAALGQAQSALQLQLALPTSGHAALHAALSTCAGVHAVDATVLDAVLSKWRISWNTAGGGEAPGAVCDQVLRIVLAHAQVRAVLSLHDAVETRLLAALAPNDPVLRRRA, from the coding sequence ATGCAGCCGGCCGTTGCCTTGCACCAGGTCTGCAAGTCGTTCGGACCCCGCCAGGTCCTGCATTCCCTGAGCCTGTCCGTGGCGCCCGGGGAAATCGTGGGCCTGTTGGGGCCGAACGGCAGCGGCAAGACCACCACCCTGCGCCTGATGGCCGGGTTCTACACCCCCGATAGCGGCCGCGTCACGGTGCGCGGGCAGGAACCCGCGCCGGGCCGGGGCAATGCCGACATCGGCTACCTGCCCGAACGCGCGCCGCTGTATGACGCGCTGACGATCATGCAATACCTGGAGTTCGGCGCGGGCGTGAAGGTGGCGGGCGGGGCGCGCGCGCGTCGCCAGGCCATTGAACGCGCCATTGACGGCTTCGACTTGCAAGCCGTTGCCGGCAGCGCCATCGGCCGCCTGTCCAAGGGCCAGCGGCAACGGGTAGGGCTGGCGCAAGCGGTGCTGAATGATCCGCCCGTGCTGCTGCTGGATGAAGCCACCAACGGTCTGGACCCGGTGCAGATCGTGGAAGCGCGCGCCATGATCCGCCGCTGCGCCGAAGGGCGCGCGGTGGTGTTCAGCAGCCATCTCATGCAAGAGGTGGAAGCCCTGTGCACCCGCATCGTCATCCTGCGCCAAGGCCACCTGGTGGAAGATGCGGCCTTGGGTCAGGCGCAGTCGGCGCTGCAATTGCAACTGGCCTTGCCCACGTCGGGCCACGCGGCCTTGCATGCCGCCTTGTCGACCTGCGCGGGCGTGCACGCGGTGGACGCCACGGTGCTGGACGCCGTGTTGAGCAAGTGGCGCATCAGTTGGAACACAGCCGGTGGTGGCGAAGCGCCAGGCGCCGTGTGCGACCAGGTGCTGCGCATCGTGCTGGCGCATGCCCAGGTGCGCGCCGTGCTGTCCTTGCACGACGCCGTCGAAACCCGCCTGCTGGCGGCGTTGGCACCGAATGATCCGGTCTTGCGGAGGCGCGCATGA
- a CDS encoding ABC transporter permease yields the protein MKGFPALYRKELRTDFGSPVALVVVAVFWALSGYLFSFNLFFVSTGQMVTAFHNMTILLILVMPLVSMRAFAEEARQGTLELLLTLPLSDATLVAAKYAAGLTVLALMLAGTTAAVLPLAWYGQPDYGPIVGGYIGVFLYGALFLAIGIAVSSACSNQIVAASATWGILVLLWFMDYPAALDAFPALSPFFQALSLSAQHVDFIRGVLPGPATLTLASVAVLALMIAAVNLKRWRLR from the coding sequence ATGAAGGGCTTTCCTGCCTTGTACCGAAAAGAACTGCGCACCGACTTCGGCTCGCCCGTGGCGCTGGTGGTGGTGGCCGTGTTCTGGGCGCTGTCGGGCTACCTGTTCAGCTTCAATCTGTTCTTCGTCAGCACCGGGCAAATGGTCACGGCGTTTCACAACATGACGATCCTGCTGATCCTGGTGATGCCCTTGGTCAGCATGCGTGCGTTTGCGGAAGAGGCGCGGCAGGGCACCTTGGAATTGTTGCTGACCTTGCCCTTGTCGGACGCCACGCTGGTGGCGGCCAAGTACGCGGCGGGGCTGACCGTATTGGCCTTGATGCTGGCGGGTACGACCGCCGCCGTGCTGCCGCTGGCCTGGTACGGGCAACCTGACTACGGCCCCATCGTGGGCGGCTACATCGGCGTGTTCCTTTACGGCGCGCTGTTCCTGGCGATAGGCATTGCCGTGTCCAGCGCCTGCTCGAACCAGATCGTGGCGGCCAGCGCCACCTGGGGCATCCTGGTGTTGCTGTGGTTCATGGACTACCCGGCCGCGCTGGATGCCTTTCCAGCCTTGTCGCCGTTCTTCCAGGCGCTGTCCTTGTCGGCGCAGCACGTGGACTTTATCCGTGGCGTGCTGCCCGGACCCGCCACGCTAACGTTGGCCAGCGTGGCGGTGCTGGCGTTGATGATCGCGGCCGTCAACCTGAAGCGCTGGAGGCTGCGATGA
- a CDS encoding aldehyde dehydrogenase family protein: protein MTQMIINGRQVDAHDGRTIDVVSPVDGEVFTTIPRGQQADVDAAVQAARAALEGDWGRMTALERGRLMLRLGESVLAHHEELAQLESRDTGKPMSTARGDITVLARYFEFYGGAADKVHGQTIPFQKDYSVQLIREPLGVTAHIIPWNYPAQMFGRSVAPALAMGNASVVKPAEDACLSIIRVAELALEVGFPPGALNIVTGLGEEAGASLSRHADINFITFTGSNEVGVLIQQAAAVNAVKCVLELGGKSAHIVFDDANYKLAIPAIVKGIVHNTGQTCTAGSRLLVQRGVYADFMKALAEEFSKVRAGTPDMDLTCGPVVNKAQFERVNRYIGKGLADGLTVAAEGGIADGVPSGGFFVKPTLFSAPSHDSTLLTEEIFGPVLVALPFDTEADAIRLANATDYGLLGAVWTENGGRQQRVARGIKCGQVYINGFGAGGGVELPFGGVKKSGHGREKGFIALEEMSTTKTLIQFYGE, encoded by the coding sequence ATGACGCAGATGATTATCAACGGCCGCCAGGTCGATGCCCACGACGGGCGCACCATCGATGTGGTGTCACCCGTGGATGGCGAGGTGTTCACCACCATTCCGCGCGGCCAGCAGGCCGATGTGGATGCTGCCGTGCAGGCGGCGCGCGCCGCGCTGGAGGGTGACTGGGGCCGCATGACGGCGCTGGAACGCGGCCGCCTGATGCTGCGCCTGGGTGAATCGGTATTGGCGCACCACGAAGAACTGGCGCAACTGGAATCGCGCGACACCGGCAAGCCCATGTCCACCGCGCGCGGCGATATCACCGTGCTGGCGCGCTACTTCGAGTTCTACGGCGGCGCGGCCGACAAGGTGCACGGCCAGACCATTCCGTTTCAGAAGGACTATTCGGTTCAGTTGATTCGCGAACCGCTGGGCGTGACCGCCCACATCATTCCGTGGAACTATCCCGCGCAGATGTTTGGCCGCAGCGTGGCGCCGGCCCTGGCCATGGGCAACGCCAGCGTGGTCAAGCCGGCCGAAGACGCCTGCCTGTCCATCATCCGCGTGGCCGAGCTGGCCTTGGAAGTGGGCTTTCCCCCTGGTGCGCTGAACATCGTGACAGGCTTGGGCGAAGAGGCGGGCGCCAGTCTCTCGCGCCATGCCGACATCAACTTCATCACCTTCACCGGGTCGAACGAAGTGGGCGTGCTGATCCAGCAGGCTGCCGCCGTCAACGCGGTCAAGTGCGTGCTGGAACTGGGCGGCAAGTCGGCGCACATCGTGTTCGATGACGCCAATTACAAGCTGGCCATTCCCGCCATTGTGAAGGGTATCGTCCACAACACCGGCCAGACCTGCACGGCGGGCAGCCGCCTGCTGGTGCAGCGCGGCGTCTACGCCGACTTCATGAAGGCGCTGGCCGAAGAGTTTTCCAAGGTGCGCGCCGGCACGCCCGACATGGACCTGACCTGCGGCCCCGTCGTCAACAAGGCGCAGTTCGAGCGCGTGAACCGCTACATCGGCAAGGGCCTGGCCGACGGCCTGACCGTGGCGGCCGAAGGCGGCATTGCCGACGGCGTGCCTTCGGGCGGCTTCTTCGTGAAGCCCACGCTGTTCTCCGCGCCCTCGCATGACAGCACCTTGCTGACCGAAGAGATCTTCGGGCCGGTGCTGGTGGCGCTGCCCTTTGACACCGAAGCCGACGCCATCCGGTTGGCCAACGCCACCGACTACGGCCTGCTGGGCGCGGTCTGGACCGAGAACGGCGGCCGCCAGCAGCGCGTGGCGCGCGGCATCAAGTGCGGCCAGGTCTACATCAACGGCTTTGGCGCGGGCGGCGGCGTGGAACTGCCGTTTGGCGGCGTCAAGAAAAGCGGCCACGGGCGCGAGAAGGGCTTTATCGCCCTGGAAGAAATGAGCACCACGAAAACGTTGATCCAGTTCTACGGCGAATGA
- a CDS encoding GldG family protein, which produces MNGHPGLRRAGRRLGLWLPVLAVAALLLALNLWASRHLGRWDLTAQRLYSLSPESLDVARQIKQPVDVTWFYDLRNKSMVDALELLRQYEHANPLIRVRGVDPALRPAEAREAGIQFAGSAVLAADTRKMTINGGTETDFTNALIRINQQGAQTVCFTQGHREAMLDSLTSLDDLEDHGDDENLVARVEVHEQHGMAMARNALQTLGFGARAVNAGSLAQALPACAVVVAAGPRTPFGADDAQALRRWTADGGKTLLLLEPDTQHGLDALLADFGIARPAGALADPASHYRNDAGSPAVSDYTRHKMTRGLPLSFFPGAAALEPAGDSLPPGVTVIPLAQTSAQAHLPGQTGTRHTLMVLATRNAQTASVDGSARPTLLVAGDSDFATNRHFATLGNGALFTSAVTLLAGEDALLTIRPRHYENRRVELTNRQMRTVFWTSTVVLPLLALMTGLLLWWRRR; this is translated from the coding sequence ATGAACGGCCACCCCGGCTTGCGTCGCGCGGGCAGACGGCTGGGGCTCTGGCTGCCCGTGTTGGCGGTGGCGGCTTTGCTGCTGGCGCTGAACCTGTGGGCATCCCGCCATCTGGGCCGTTGGGATCTGACGGCGCAGCGGCTCTACAGCCTGTCGCCCGAAAGCCTGGACGTGGCGCGCCAGATCAAGCAGCCCGTGGACGTGACGTGGTTCTACGACCTGCGCAACAAGAGCATGGTGGATGCGCTGGAACTGCTGCGCCAGTACGAACACGCCAATCCGCTGATCCGCGTGCGCGGCGTGGACCCGGCGCTGCGCCCGGCCGAAGCGCGCGAAGCCGGCATCCAGTTCGCGGGCAGCGCGGTGCTGGCCGCCGACACCCGTAAGATGACGATCAACGGCGGCACTGAAACCGACTTCACCAACGCGCTGATCCGCATCAACCAGCAGGGCGCGCAGACGGTGTGCTTCACGCAAGGGCATCGCGAAGCCATGCTGGACAGCCTGACGTCGCTGGACGATCTGGAAGACCACGGCGACGACGAAAACCTGGTGGCGCGCGTGGAAGTGCATGAGCAGCATGGCATGGCGATGGCGCGCAATGCCTTGCAAACGCTGGGCTTTGGCGCTCGCGCCGTGAACGCGGGCAGCCTGGCGCAAGCGCTGCCGGCCTGCGCCGTGGTGGTGGCGGCCGGTCCGCGCACGCCGTTCGGCGCGGACGACGCGCAGGCGCTGCGCCGCTGGACCGCCGACGGCGGCAAGACCTTGCTGCTGCTGGAACCCGACACCCAGCACGGCCTGGACGCCTTGTTGGCCGACTTCGGCATTGCACGGCCGGCGGGCGCGCTGGCGGACCCGGCCAGCCACTACCGCAACGACGCCGGCAGCCCCGCCGTCAGCGACTACACCCGCCACAAGATGACGCGCGGTTTGCCCTTGAGCTTCTTTCCCGGCGCGGCCGCGCTGGAGCCCGCGGGCGACAGCCTGCCCCCGGGCGTGACCGTGATTCCCTTGGCGCAGACGTCCGCCCAGGCACATCTGCCGGGCCAAACCGGCACGCGCCACACCTTGATGGTGCTGGCCACGCGCAACGCGCAGACGGCCAGCGTGGACGGATCGGCGCGGCCCACCTTGCTGGTGGCGGGCGATAGCGACTTTGCGACCAACCGCCATTTCGCTACCTTGGGCAACGGCGCGCTCTTCACCAGCGCGGTCACGCTGCTGGCCGGCGAAGACGCCTTGCTGACGATCCGCCCGCGCCATTACGAAAACCGCCGCGTCGAGCTCACCAACCGCCAGATGCGCACGGTGTTCTGGACCAGCACTGTTGTCTTGCCGCTGCTGGCGTTGATGACGGGCCTGTTGCTGTGGTGGAGACGGCGGTGA
- a CDS encoding ABC transporter ATP-binding protein produces the protein MKPLIQTTDLHLSFGGVIAADNINFELHEGERLAVIGQNGAGKTTFINICTGYLAPSKGKVYFDGRDVTAMAPRKIVRLGLGRSFQLPQLFTEHSVRQCVQIAAARRNKELSWFRSLESTIDDKEVDATLDLVGLLPEADEASIELPEGKRKLLDVAMALALRPKLLIMDEPTSGVASEDKFALMETVMHALDERRVTSWFVEHDVDIVSRYATRVAAWISGKVAADGTPDEVLNNPQIKSEVLGA, from the coding sequence ATGAAACCTCTTATTCAAACCACCGACCTGCATCTGTCCTTCGGCGGCGTGATCGCGGCCGACAACATCAACTTCGAATTGCATGAAGGCGAACGCCTGGCCGTCATTGGCCAGAACGGCGCGGGCAAGACCACCTTCATCAACATCTGCACCGGCTATCTGGCGCCCTCCAAAGGAAAGGTGTACTTCGACGGGCGTGACGTTACGGCGATGGCCCCGCGCAAGATCGTGCGCCTGGGGTTGGGCCGCTCGTTCCAGTTGCCGCAGTTGTTTACCGAGCACAGCGTGCGCCAGTGCGTGCAGATTGCCGCCGCGCGCCGCAACAAGGAACTGAGCTGGTTCCGTTCTTTGGAAAGCACCATCGACGACAAGGAAGTGGACGCCACGCTGGACTTGGTTGGCCTCTTGCCCGAAGCCGACGAAGCGTCCATTGAACTGCCCGAAGGCAAGCGCAAGCTGCTGGACGTGGCCATGGCGCTGGCCTTGCGGCCCAAGCTGCTGATCATGGACGAGCCCACCAGCGGCGTGGCGTCCGAAGACAAATTCGCCTTGATGGAAACCGTGATGCATGCGCTGGACGAACGCCGCGTGACCAGTTGGTTTGTCGAGCATGACGTGGACATCGTGTCGCGCTACGCCACGCGGGTGGCGGCCTGGATCTCGGGCAAGGTCGCGGCCGACGGCACGCCGGACGAAGTGCTGAACAACCCGCAGATCAAAAGCGAAGTGCTGGGGGCTTGA
- a CDS encoding DUF4340 domain-containing protein — protein MRLPLGRRIAWPMLLAAGVVLSAWQWHEAMESPATHSGHTHLHDDSGKPARLYAWNADQAARVTLVIPAQTQTSTQTSTKTSKVQVPEQTRTSAQTLMLQRGAQGWHATPAVANFDVADFLALFSHARSDRILTPHAGESYGLNPPALRIAIDDAHGAALVRMDVGALTPDGLGRYVQLPNEPHLRIIPNYQTRAPLAATMQVNP, from the coding sequence GTGCGCCTTCCCCTGGGGCGTCGCATCGCATGGCCGATGTTGCTGGCGGCCGGGGTGGTGTTGTCGGCGTGGCAATGGCACGAAGCCATGGAGTCGCCCGCCACGCACAGCGGCCACACGCATCTGCATGACGATAGCGGCAAGCCCGCGCGTTTGTATGCCTGGAATGCGGATCAAGCGGCCCGCGTTACCTTGGTTATCCCTGCGCAAACGCAGACATCAACGCAGACATCAACGAAGACATCGAAGGTGCAGGTGCCGGAGCAGACCCGGACATCGGCGCAGACCTTGATGCTGCAACGCGGCGCGCAAGGCTGGCACGCAACCCCCGCCGTCGCCAACTTCGACGTCGCCGACTTCCTGGCCTTGTTTTCGCACGCCCGCAGCGACCGCATCCTGACCCCGCATGCTGGCGAATCCTATGGCTTGAACCCCCCCGCGCTGCGCATCGCCATTGACGACGCCCACGGCGCCGCGCTGGTCCGCATGGACGTGGGCGCGCTTACGCCGGATGGCCTAGGCCGTTATGTGCAATTGCCCAACGAACCGCACCTGCGCATCATCCCCAATTACCAGACGCGGGCGCCCTTGGCCGCGACGATGCAGGTAAACCCGTAG
- a CDS encoding branched-chain amino acid ABC transporter permease codes for MTLDLLPLALVDGVAYASLLFLVSMGLTLVFGVMGILNVAHGAFYAFGGYAAASLVMFLAPKTDSPFLLFAALFVAAIAVGLALGSIMEFVLIRRAQNYDPILKLLITFGGFLMLEDIQRLLWGAQPYSASEVVNRLGNIEIGDITYTTYQLVVVPVTAVLAYVCLEFFLRHTKLGKQTVATTHNREVATSLGINAKKIGYVTFVIATILGALGGAMAAPTTSLVPGAGTDMTVLSFAVVATAGLGQITGALIAALLIGIMRSIAVYAAPELEVAVPYIIMVLVLIIRPHGLFTVAQARRI; via the coding sequence TTGACCTTGGATCTACTGCCTCTCGCCTTGGTGGATGGCGTGGCGTACGCCAGTCTGCTGTTCCTGGTGTCGATGGGATTAACCCTGGTGTTCGGCGTGATGGGCATCTTGAATGTCGCCCACGGCGCCTTCTATGCCTTCGGTGGCTACGCCGCGGCCAGTCTCGTCATGTTCCTGGCGCCCAAGACCGACTCCCCCTTCCTGCTGTTCGCCGCCTTGTTCGTGGCCGCCATCGCGGTGGGCCTGGCCTTGGGCAGCATCATGGAATTCGTGCTGATCCGCCGCGCGCAAAACTACGACCCCATCCTGAAACTGCTGATCACCTTCGGCGGCTTCCTGATGCTGGAAGACATACAGCGCCTGCTGTGGGGCGCGCAGCCTTACAGCGCCAGCGAAGTCGTCAACCGCCTGGGCAATATCGAAATCGGCGACATCACCTACACCACCTACCAACTGGTGGTGGTGCCGGTGACCGCCGTGCTGGCCTACGTGTGCCTGGAGTTCTTCCTGCGCCACACCAAGCTGGGCAAGCAGACGGTGGCCACCACGCACAACCGTGAAGTGGCCACGTCGCTGGGCATCAACGCCAAGAAGATCGGCTACGTCACCTTCGTGATCGCCACCATCCTGGGTGCCCTGGGCGGCGCGATGGCCGCGCCCACCACGTCGCTGGTGCCTGGCGCCGGTACCGACATGACGGTGCTGTCGTTTGCCGTGGTGGCCACGGCGGGCCTGGGGCAGATTACCGGCGCGCTGATCGCCGCATTGCTGATCGGCATCATGCGTTCCATTGCCGTCTACGCCGCGCCCGAACTGGAAGTGGCGGTGCCGTACATCATCATGGTGCTGGTGCTGATCATCCGGCCGCATGGCTTGTTCACCGTCGCCCAAGCCCGGAGGATCTGA
- a CDS encoding ABC transporter ATP-binding protein, with protein sequence MLNLFDINVDLAGNRILRDVSASFDASKTIGIVGRNGAGKTTLLRTIMGLTKIKSGKILFDGADLSAMPGHKRAALKVGYAPEDRVIFPTMTVQENLNLPCEVQGQSKTDIAARIQTVLKVVPQLEPMLGRSGSALSGGQGKMVALARAIMVGTRLLMLDEPFQGLAPKLARDYTEALERLKELQPELCVVITESNVKLLGGIPDQIWTIERGSITLN encoded by the coding sequence ATGTTGAACCTATTCGACATCAACGTAGACCTGGCCGGCAACCGCATCCTGCGCGACGTCAGCGCCAGCTTCGACGCGTCCAAGACCATCGGCATCGTCGGCCGCAACGGCGCGGGCAAGACCACGCTGCTGCGCACCATCATGGGCCTGACCAAGATCAAGTCCGGCAAGATCCTGTTTGATGGCGCCGACCTCAGCGCCATGCCCGGCCACAAGCGCGCCGCGCTGAAAGTGGGCTACGCGCCGGAAGACCGCGTGATCTTCCCCACCATGACCGTGCAGGAAAACCTGAACCTGCCTTGCGAGGTGCAAGGCCAGTCCAAGACAGACATCGCGGCCCGCATCCAGACCGTGCTGAAGGTGGTGCCGCAACTGGAACCCATGCTGGGCCGCTCGGGCTCGGCCTTGTCGGGCGGCCAGGGAAAGATGGTGGCGCTGGCGCGCGCCATCATGGTCGGCACCCGCTTGCTGATGCTGGACGAACCCTTCCAGGGCCTGGCCCCCAAGCTGGCGCGCGACTACACCGAAGCGCTGGAACGCCTGAAGGAATTGCAGCCGGAGTTGTGCGTGGTCATCACCGAATCCAACGTGAAGCTGCTGGGCGGCATCCCTGACCAGATCTGGACGATCGAGCGCGGCTCGATCACCTTGAATTGA
- a CDS encoding N-acyl homoserine lactonase family protein: MSKSWKRFAGALGAMAMMAGAQAADAPPDVKLMQLSVGKIELDKGFMTAMVDVGTKIKIPVPAYVIQHPRGLVLFDTGMNQATADGNCANYWGQGLCGAFNSIQGRDEVIDRQLKAAGFDVSDVKYVVYSHFHLDHAGNIKMFPKAKHVVQKAELRAAWWPEKFQRAAYVMKDFDTTRDYDFIQVEGDFDLFGDGTIVLLDTKGHTQGHQSLQVKLKNTGTVLLAADAIYTAENEAGVIPGITWNTAASMQAIDRLKQIRDARQGQLWYSHDAEQHAQNAKTKVFD, translated from the coding sequence ATGAGCAAGAGCTGGAAGAGATTTGCAGGTGCGCTTGGGGCGATGGCGATGATGGCGGGGGCGCAGGCCGCCGATGCGCCGCCCGACGTCAAGCTGATGCAGTTGTCCGTGGGCAAGATAGAGCTGGACAAAGGCTTCATGACCGCCATGGTCGATGTGGGCACGAAGATCAAGATCCCCGTGCCCGCCTATGTGATCCAGCACCCGCGCGGCTTGGTGCTGTTCGATACCGGTATGAACCAGGCTACCGCCGACGGCAACTGCGCCAACTATTGGGGCCAGGGTCTGTGCGGCGCCTTCAATTCCATCCAGGGCCGCGACGAAGTCATCGACCGTCAGTTGAAGGCCGCGGGCTTTGACGTCAGTGACGTGAAGTACGTGGTGTATTCGCACTTTCACCTGGACCACGCCGGCAACATCAAGATGTTCCCCAAGGCCAAGCACGTGGTGCAAAAGGCCGAGCTGCGCGCCGCCTGGTGGCCCGAGAAATTCCAGCGCGCCGCCTATGTCATGAAAGACTTCGACACGACGCGCGACTACGACTTCATCCAGGTGGAAGGCGACTTCGACCTGTTCGGCGATGGCACCATCGTGCTGCTGGACACCAAGGGCCACACGCAGGGGCATCAGTCCTTGCAGGTGAAGCTGAAGAACACCGGCACGGTGCTGCTGGCGGCCGACGCCATCTATACCGCTGAGAACGAGGCGGGCGTGATCCCGGGTATTACCTGGAACACGGCGGCGTCGATGCAGGCGATTGACCGGCTCAAGCAGATCCGCGACGCGCGCCAGGGCCAGCTCTGGTATAGCCACGACGCCGAGCAGCACGCGCAGAACGCCAAGACCAAGGTCTTTGACTAA